Genomic DNA from Halobaculum sp. CBA1158:
ATGGACCGTATCGGTGGCGGCCCGGCGGGCCCGTCCGGTCCCGCTGCGTCCGGTGCGACCGCCGAACGCGACCCCACCGGCGGACGCGATGCGATCCCCCGAACCGGGGCCGTCAGCCGGGACGCGACCGACGGTGACGGGGCGGGCGAAGAGGGCGGATCGGACGGGACGGGGGGAAGCGATCGCGAGGCCGGGAGTGCGGTCGGCGAGGTCGACCTCGACGAGGTCCTGCGGGTCGTCTTCGGGATGTCCCCCGCGGAACTCGACGTCTGCTTGTGCATCATGGAGGGCGGACCGTCGACCGTGGCCGACCTGACCGCGCGGGTCGAGTACGAGCGGACCGTCGTCTCGCGACACCTGAACCACCTCGCGGACCTCGGCGTCCTGGAGAAGCGCCGACAGATCCTCGACCAGGGCGGCGACGTGTACGTCTACTCGCCGGTGCCGCCCGCGGTCGTCCGCGATCGGTTCCACCGGTCGTTCCTCCGATGGGCCGCCGAGGCGACGGCGCGGCTCGACGACCTCAGTCGACAGAAGGTCGAGGGGATCGTCCGGTCGTCGTCGAACGACGAGTGGACGGTGTTTCGAGAGGTCTGACCGGCCGGCGAACGACTCGGCCGGACCGGCCAGACGTCCAGACGACCGATCAGACGGAGTCGTCCGTCGCCGCGTAGACGCCCCCGAGGACGAGGCCGTACGCGACGTGCCACAGGAGCGAGGGCGGCGCGAAGTTGGGGAACGGCGGACTCGCCGGCGACCCGACGGCACCGAGCCACAGCGGCATCACCAGCGCGGCCAGCACGGCCCAGGTCGCGACGCCCCACGCCGCGCCGGCCCCGATGAGCTTCGGCGCGTCCTCGATTCCGGACATCCCCGCGATCCCCGCGAACACGACGCCCAGTACCGCGCCGTGTGAGATGTGTACGGCGAGACCGGCGGCCGGAGCGGCGGGGGGAGCGAGCCCGTACAGCGACGGGATCGCGACGGCGATTGTCGGTTCGTTCATCGCGACGACAAGGACGCCCATCGCGATCCCGCCGGCGATGCCGGCGACGACTCCCGCCCGCCAGTTCCCTGGCGTCGACTCCGTCTCGTGAGCGG
This window encodes:
- a CDS encoding helix-turn-helix domain-containing protein, whose product is MASQTDSARLMECSSCGNLAIGGGEVTCCASPMDRIGGGPAGPSGPAASGATAERDPTGGRDAIPRTGAVSRDATDGDGAGEEGGSDGTGGSDREAGSAVGEVDLDEVLRVVFGMSPAELDVCLCIMEGGPSTVADLTARVEYERTVVSRHLNHLADLGVLEKRRQILDQGGDVYVYSPVPPAVVRDRFHRSFLRWAAEATARLDDLSRQKVEGIVRSSSNDEWTVFREV
- a CDS encoding histidine kinase; amino-acid sequence: MSTTTEAAHETESTPGNWRAGVVAGIAGGIAMGVLVVAMNEPTIAVAIPSLYGLAPPAAPAAGLAVHISHGAVLGVVFAGIAGMSGIEDAPKLIGAGAAWGVATWAVLAALVMPLWLGAVGSPASPPFPNFAPPSLLWHVAYGLVLGGVYAATDDSV